From one Notolabrus celidotus isolate fNotCel1 chromosome 24, fNotCel1.pri, whole genome shotgun sequence genomic stretch:
- the LOC117808318 gene encoding E3 ubiquitin-protein ligase Midline-1-like produces the protein METLESELTCPICLELFEDPLLLPCAHSLCFGCAHRILISHCATNESVQSIGAFQCPTCRYVISLSPERGLEGLKRNVTLQNIIDRVQRASSSAGLPLPLPAPHSGPNSPGEEGSNRLALVPVSAAMSSPGTPPEPVQCQFCEQDPPQDAVKTCVTCEVSYCEECLRATHPNKKPFTGHRLIEPLQDSHLRGLQCLEHEEEKVNMYCVSDDQLICSLCKLVGRHRDHQVAALSDRYEKLRQALDTNLSNLIKRNNELESLMGKLIQTCQHVEVNASRQEGKLMEECDLLIEIIQQRRQIIGSKIKEGKTQRMRKLAQQISNCKQCIERSSALITQADQTLKETDHARFLQTAKSINERVSMATASTQVLIPEITLTDTFDTFALDFAREKKLLENLDYLTAPGAPCIREELCTASYDTIAVHWTSDDEFTVVSYELQYAIFTGQSNIASLCNSLESWMIVPNIKQNHYTVHGLQSGTKYIFVVKAINQAGSRSSEPGTLKTNSQPFKLDPKSAHKKLKVSHDNLTVERDETTSKKGHSQERFTSQSSYGVVGNVYIDSGRHYWEALIGGSTWYAVGIAYKSAPKHEWIGKNSASWVLCRCNNSWVVRHNSKELAIEPSPHLRRVGVLLDYDAGYLTFYDAVGSQHLHTFHVSFVQPVCPVFNVWNKCLTILTGLPIPDHLEGLDPQD, from the exons ATGGAAACTCTGGAGTCAGAGCTGACCTGCCCAATCTGCCTGGAGCTCTTTGAAGACCCGCTGCTGCTCCCCTGCGCCCACAGCCTGTGCTTCGGCTGCGCCCACCGCATCCTCATCTCACACTGCGCCACCAACGAGTCCGTTCAGAGTATCGGAGCCTTCCAGTGCCCCACCTGTAGATATGTCATTTCCTTGAGTCCTGAACGTGGACTAGAAGGACTAAAGAGAAACGTGACCCTGCAGAACATTATCGATCGAGTCCAGAGGGCCTCGTCTTCAGCTGGGCTTCCTCTACCGCTACCTGCGCCCCACAGTGGGCCCAACTCTCCCGGGGAGGAAGGAAGCAACAGATTGGCGCTGGTTCCAGTCAGCGCCGCCATGTCCAGTCCAGGAACGCCCCCAGAGCCGGTCCAGTGCCAGTTCTGTGAGCAGGACCCGCCTCAGGACGCTGTGAAAACATGTGTGACATGTGAGGTGTCGTACTGCGAGGAGTGCCTGCGGGCCACTCACCCAAACAAGAAGCCGTTCACCGGACACAGGCTCATCGAGCCCTTGCAGGACTCCCACCTCAGGGGGCTCCAGTGTCTGGAGCACGAGGAGGAGAAGGTGAACATGTACTGTGTCAGCGACGACCAGCTCATCTGCTCGCTGTGCAAACTGGTCGGACGGCACAGGGACCACCAGGTGGCAGCACTGAGCGACCGCTACGAGAAACTCAGG CAAGCCCTGGACACCAATCTGAGCAACTTGATCAAGAGGAACAACGAGCTGGAGTCGCTGATGGGGAAGCTGATCCAGACTTGTCAACATGTGGAG GTGAACGCATCCCGTCAGGAGGGCAAGCTCATGGAGGAGTGTGATCTCCTGATTGAAATCATTCAGCAGAGGAGGCAGATCATTGGCAGCAAGATCAAGGAGGGGAAG ACACAAAGGATGCGTAAGCTCGCCCAGCAGATCTCCAACTGCAAGCAATGCATCGAGAGGTCCTCTGCCCTCATCACACAGGCCGATCAGACGCTGAAAGAAACGGATCACGCACGCTTCCTGCAGACCGCCAAGAGCATCAACGAGAG GGTTTCAATGGCGACTGCTTCTACACAAGTACTGATCCCTGAGATAACCCTGACGGACACCTTCGACACTTTCGCTCTGGACTTCGCCAGAGAGAAGAAGTTGTTGGAGAATCTGGATTACCTCACAG CTCCGGGCGCTCCGTGCATAAGAGAAGAGTTGTGCACGGCGTCCTACGACACGATCGCCGTGCACTGGACGTCCGATGATGAATTCACAGTGGTGTCCTATGAGCTGCAGTACGCCATCTTCACCGGGCAGTCCAACATTGCAA GTCTGTGCAACTCGCTGGAGAGCTGGATGATTGTTCCCAACATCAAGCAGAACCACTACACCGTGCACGGTCTGCAGAGCGGCACCAAGTATATCTTTGTCGTCAAGGCCATTAACCAAGCGGGAAGCAGAAGCAGCGAACCGGGGACTCTGAAGACCAACA GCCAGCCGTTCAAGCTGGACCCCAAATCGGCCCACAAGAAGCTCAAAGTGTCCCACGATAACCTGACGGTGGAGCGGGACGAGACCACGTCCAAGAAAGGCCACAGCCAGGAGCGGTTCACCAGCCAGAGCAGCTACGGCGTGGTGGGAAACGTGTACATCGATAGCGGGCGCCACTACTGGGAGGCTTTGATCGGAGGGAGCACATG GTACGCTGTGGGCATTGCCTACAAATCAGCCCCCAAGCACGAGTGGATCGGCAAGAACTCCGCCTCCTGGGTGCTCTGCCGCTGCAACAACTCCTGGGTGGTCCGCCACAACAGCAAAGAGCTGGCCATCGAGCCGTCGCCCCACTTGCGGCGCGTCGGGGTCCTCCTGGACTACGACGCCGGCTACCTGACCTTCTACGACGCCGTGGGCTCCCAGCACCTGCACACGTTCCACGTCTCCTTCGTGCAGCCCGTGTGCCCCGTGTTCAACGTGTGGAATAAGTGTCTGACCATTCTCACCGGGCTGCCCATCCCAGACCATTTAGAGGGACTGGACCCCCAAGACTGA